The sequence below is a genomic window from Salinispira pacifica.
TGACAGGGTGTTCAGTATCAGCGCATATTCCCGTAATCTGCTGGAAAACCTGGAGGACCGGCTTGATGTAACCTATTACCTTTCTCCGGGGCTGGCATCCCGGGTTCCCGAAATTCAGGAGGTTCACGACCTTCTCAATGAGTTTCAGCGTGTGAGCCGGGGGAAACTTCAGGTCACAGTTATCAATCCCGAAGACATTGATGATGGAAAAGAGGCCAGACCGGAAGATTTTGGAATAGTCCCGCGGGAGCTTCAAATTGTCGAGGGCAGCGAACAGACCTATGCAACGGTATACAGCGGGATCGTCCTGAAATACCGGGACGCCATGGAAGTGATTCCTCTGGCTCTGAATTCGTCGGGGCTTGAATATGAACTAAGCTCAAGGGTTGTGGCCCTGGGCAATGATAGAAAGCCTTCATTGGGGATTGTTTCAGGCGGCACCCATGCCTCTCACCGGGATTATCAGACATTGATTCAATTCCTGGGACAGTATTACAACCTGCAGCTTTATTCCCCCGGAGATGCTCTTCCGCCTTCAATCGACGCTCTGGCGGTGCTTGGATATGCCGGGCTAGATCAGGGGGATCTGTATGCCATCGAACAGCTGATTCTGAGGGGCAAGGGGGTGATCATTGCTGCCGAAGGGACTGCCGTCCACGTGGATGAGAACCTGGCCCTGGAAGATGTGAGCGATCATCCCATGCTGGACATGCTTCAGAGCTACGGCATCAGGATAGAGCCAGGTTGGGTCTTTGATTCACAAAACATGGAGATTCCGGTTCAGCGCCAGGAAGGAAGGGCTGTTGTGAACCGCTACGAAGAGTATCCCCCCTGGCTGCGGTTGTCAGCATCCCAAGTGCACCCCTCCCATCCGGTCACATCACGCTTTCAGGCTCTTGATCTGTTCTGGGCAAGTCCGCTGACAATTACGGGCTCAGAACTGCCGGGCACCGGAACAGCGGGGTCTCAAAACCCCGGTTCTCAAAACCCCGGAGAGGCGCAGATCTCTGTTCTTCTCAGGTCAAGTCCGGATTCTGTATATGTGTCCGATCCGCAAAGTGATCCGGCGTCAGCCGCTGCTCTCATGACGCAGGCAGAGAACAGAAGGGGGGAGTATGTGCTGGCAGCAGAACTCAGCGGTTCGCTTACCTCCCATTTTACAGTTCTCCCGGACATTCTCAGACAGAGGGCTGTGAATTATCCCCGTGCCCTGAGTTCCGCAGATGATGTGAACCTGATTGTTATCGGCGACAGTGATTTTCCCGGA
It includes:
- a CDS encoding GldG family protein, which produces MMRYRNYLSISIILTLVIFILLALIFQQFYLRLDLSRDRVFSISAYSRNLLENLEDRLDVTYYLSPGLASRVPEIQEVHDLLNEFQRVSRGKLQVTVINPEDIDDGKEARPEDFGIVPRELQIVEGSEQTYATVYSGIVLKYRDAMEVIPLALNSSGLEYELSSRVVALGNDRKPSLGIVSGGTHASHRDYQTLIQFLGQYYNLQLYSPGDALPPSIDALAVLGYAGLDQGDLYAIEQLILRGKGVIIAAEGTAVHVDENLALEDVSDHPMLDMLQSYGIRIEPGWVFDSQNMEIPVQRQEGRAVVNRYEEYPPWLRLSASQVHPSHPVTSRFQALDLFWASPLTITGSELPGTGTAGSQNPGSQNPGEAQISVLLRSSPDSVYVSDPQSDPASAAALMTQAENRRGEYVLAAELSGSLTSHFTVLPDILRQRAVNYPRALSSADDVNLIVIGDSDFPGELYQTGGSSYNIIFMQNLVEYLLGDEELMKLRTRGGRNGRLDAPSSPLERRRILDLAYFTGMFAAPGIVILYGLLRVFRRRRMARRAPYFPESSDPGRGEN